The genomic region TTCGACCCCGACTCCCGCCTGCGCGACCTGGCGGCCGAGATCCACGTCCGTGCGGGTCGGCGAAATCAGGCGGGGGAGATGCTGTGGGCCAACTTCACCGCCCGCCCGACCCTGGACTCCTACCGCGCGCTTCGCCAGGTCACCGCCGAGGACTTCCCAGCCTGGCGGGAACGCGCGCTCGCCTTCCTCGCCGACGCACCACCCGCCGCAGCTCCGTGGTCGCGAGGCCGTTCGACGCTGGTGGAGATCCTGCTGGCCGAGGACGAGGTCGGCGCCGCCTGGCAGGCCGCCGTCGACGGTGGTTGTACGGACGGCCTGTGGCTCCGTCTGGCGCGCGCCCGTGCCGCAAGCCACCCGGCCGATGCCATCCCGGTCCTGCTCCGCGCCGCAGAGCAGGCGATCGAGCTCCGCAACCGCGACTCCTACCAGGTAGCTGCCCGCCTGCTGGTCGAGACGAAGGCGTTGTTCACCCGCTGCGACCGCGCCGAGGACTTCCAGGAGCACATGGCCGCCGTTCGCCACGACCACCGCACGAAGTGGGCGCTTCGTCAGGAGCTCGACCGGGCACGGCTGCCCTGAACATCCCCTTCCCGGTCGTGCGGGACTACGCCGGGTTCTCCGCGACGGCGAGGTAGTCCGTGTAGATCTGCGGCGAGCCCGAGAACGAGGCCAGCTGCTTCCACTCCTCGTACATCTGCTTGGTGTCGCGGTGGGCGGCCGCGAACTCCGCGGCCTCGCCGGTGGCGATGTCGGGCTCGGGGTAGAAGACGTCCAGCGCGTCCAGGCTCGCGATCTCCATCATCATCACGTACTGGTCGAGGCGGTTGCCCCGCTCGCCCTTGAGCACGTGGAACCGCCAGTCCGGGTAGTCGTCGATCCGGTGGTGGTTCTCGGCGATGAAGCGGTCGAACATCTCCTCGGTCACACCGGCGCGCAACGCCAGGTTGTGGATCCCGATGACCCTGGCGACGGGCTCCTCCCCAGGGCGGTCGCGGTAGCGGGGGCCGGGCGTGACCGTGCTCCGCGGGTTGTCGGCCAGCAGCCGGTAGTCGGTGAACAACGTCGGCAGCTCACCGAACGTGCCCAGCCGCCGCCATCGCGCCAGCACAGCCTCCGCCTCGGGGTGCCGCGCCCAGAACTGCCGGGCGAGCTCGGTCTGCTCACCCCGGGCTGTGACGTAGCGGTCGCGTTGCTCGGCGCTCTCGATCTCGTACAGCATCAGGTACTGCCCGGTCCGCTCTCCGCGCAACCCGCGCAGCAGAGTCCACCGCCACCCTGGGTACAAGGGCAGGTGAACGCCTTCACCACGCACGAAGGCCTCGAACTCCTCCGGCGTGACACCGGCCTCCGTGTCGATGGCGATGTACTGGAAGGTGAACACCGACGAGCGTCCCATTGCGTCCAATCCTCGGGCCAGGAAGGGGAACGCGCGTCCGACGAGCACGATTCCCCTGAACCACATCCTGCCAGCTCCAGAGAACGGGCCCTACCGGCGCAGCCGCGGACCAGGCGGTAATGCGGTCCACCTGCGGAAGGTGGGAGGAGCGGTGGGGGTCCGGGGGCTCGCCCCCGGCTGGGGTCTGGGGGCTCGGCCCCCAGAAAACGCCCGAAGGCGACCCGGTTCGCGCTTTCCGCGAACACGAATCGCCCTCGACTGTGGTGCCCCCGGCAGGATTCGAACCTGCGCACCCGCCTCCGGAGGGCGGTGCTCTATCCCCTGAGCTACGGGGGCGCTACCAACGTGAAAGATCCTAGCGCACTCCGGAGCCAACCCCTTACACCCACCCCCACGAACACCCGTCAGGTGGCCTCCGTCACGTCCGCCGCACCGCGGGAATACCTCCGATTGCACTCATGCGCATGTCGCTATATGTTCCCAAGCATGGGTTATGGGCACGGGCACGGATCAGCGTCCGCGAGCGGGCAGCACGCCGGCAAGCTGTGGGTCGCGTTCGGGATCGGCGCGGTCTTCATGGTGGTCGAGTTCGTCGTGGGGTTCGCGACGTCCTCGCTGGCACTGATCTCCGATGCCGCGCACATGCTCACCGACGTGCTCGGCGTCGGGATGGCGCTGGCCGCGATCCTCGTGGCCAGGAGGGCCAAGGCCGGGAAGAACCGGACGTTCGGGTTCTACCGGGCCGAGGTGCTGGCGGCGCTGGCCAACGCGGTGCTGTTGTTCGGGGTTGCCGGGTACGTGATCTACGAGGCGGTCGGCCGGTTCCAGGAGCCGCCGGCGGTGTCGGGGTGGCCGGTGCTGATCGCGGCGAGCCTCGGGCTGGCCGCCAACCTGGTGTCCTTCAGCGTGCTCAAGGAAGGCGCGAAGGAGAGCATCAACGTCAGGGGTGCGTACCTGGAGGTCTTGGCGGACCTCATCGGGTCGATCGGCGTGCTCGTCAGTGCGCTCGTGACCATCACGACCGGGTGGAAGTACGCGGACCCGATCATGGGTGTGCTGATCGGTGTTTGGGTGTTGCCGCGGACGTACTCGTTGGCCAAGAACGCCTTGCACATCCTGTTCCAGCACGCGCCGGAGCGGTTGGACGTCACGGAGGTGCAGGAGGCACTGGCGCAGCTGCCCGGCGTCACCGAGGCGCACGACCTGCACGTGTGGACGCTCACCAGCGGGATGGAGGTGGCGTCGGCGCACCTCACGACGGCGCCGGACGCCGATCACGAGAGCGTGCTCAAGGCGGCCCAAACCCTTCTCAGGGCCGAGTACCACATCGAGCACGCCACGTTGCAGGTCGAGGGTGGCTCGTCAGCGCAGCGGTGCCGCGAGCTTTCCTGGTGAGCTGACCGGCAGGGAGCGCACGGCGTCCTTGGTGGACGGGATGCCGGTTCGTGACGGAACTGGCTTGCGCTGTTCCGGTACCGAGACCCACGTCCTGCCTTGGGCGAACGGCACCACAGCGACCTCCCCGAACTGCTCCAACGAATCGTGAGAATCCCACCGCGAAACCTACCGCACCGGAAAGATCCGTTCAGGTGAACGGAGAAGACCGCGCTCCGTGACGGAACGCGGTCTTCTCACCTCAGCCGGGCGTCACAGGCCGGAGCACTGTCCTGACTTCGGGCCCTTGACGTCGTTCGCGAAGCCGTTGTTCACCGGTGGCGGGTTGTTGCCCGTGCAGGACAACGGGCCGCCGACGGTGGAGAACGCCACCACGGAACGGGTCTTGTTCGACGTCAGCGACACCGGGCCGCTGACTGCGGTGTTCTCCACGGCCAACTCCGAAGAAGCGCCGTGGACGGTGACCGGGCCGCCGACCTTGGTGCCCACCAGGACCACGGAACCGGCGTCCGCGGCTGACAGCGGGCCCTTGATCTCACCGCCGAACACGTACAGCGTGGCGCCGCGGGCGACGGTCACCGGACCGCTGATCGTCGCACCGTCCACATAGGTCACGCCGGTGACCTGCAGCGGGCCGTTCACCGTGCCGGTCACCGTCTTGGTGGCGGCGGGCAGCGGCTTGGCCAGCAGCTCGAACTCCGACAACGCGACGTCGCCGGCGAACTCCAGGCGGTAGAACGAGTAGCGGCCCGGCGAGGCGATCTTGAACGACCGGGTGTACTGCTGCCACTGGAAGCTCTCGCCGGAGCGCTTGTCGACGGTCGCCCACGTCTTGCCGTCGTAGGAGCCCTTCAGCTCCCACGACGTCGGTGACGTGCCGACCTTCGCGTTCGTCAGCGTGTAGAACTCCGCCTTCTCCTTGGCGTCGGCCGGCTTGAAGTCGACCGTGCGGACCGTCGCGGAGGTCGCGGAGTTGTTGTCCGTCAACGCCGCCACCGACAGGCCGGAGGCGGTGTCACGCAGCGGCGTGGGGACCTCGTCGCCCTTGGTGATCGACTCGGGGGCGTCGTCGGCGCCCGTGCCCCACTTCGACGGGGCCGGGCCCATGTCGAAGTCGATCGTGGCGCCGTTCGCGAGGACGTCGTGCGGCAGGGACGTCTTGTTCCACGCCTTGCCGTTGACCTTCACGCCCTGCACGTAGATGTTCTTCGCGCTGTTCTTCGGCGCGTTGACCACCAGCTTCTTGCCGTTCTCCAGCTTCACCGTCGCCTTGGTGAACAGCGGCGAGCCGATCGCGTAGGCCGGCTTGCCCATCTGCAGCGGGTAGAAGCCCAGCGACGAGAACAGGTGCCACGCGGACATCTCGCCGTTGTCCTCGTCACCCGCGTAGCCCTGGCCCTCCTGGCTGCCGACGTAGAGGCGCGACAAGATCTCGCGCACCTTCTCCGCCGTCCGCGCGGGCTGACCGGCGTAGTTGTACATGTAGGCGATGTGGTGCGAAGGCTGGTTGGAGTGGCCGTACTGGCCCATCCGCACGTCCCGCGCCTCGATCATCTCGTGGATCACGCCGCCGTAGCCGCCGGGGAACTTCGCGGTCTCCGGCAGGGTGAAGAACTGGTCGAGCTTCTTCGCCAGCGCGTCCCGCCCGCCGTACAGGTTCGCGAGACCCTGCCCGTCGTGCGGCACCGTGAACGCCATGTTCCAGCCGTTCGTCTCGGTGTAGTCGTAGCGCCATTCCTGCGGGTTGTACTTCGCCGGGTCCTCGACCCGCCACGAGCCGTCGACGTTGCGGCCCTGGAAGAAGTCGATCCGCTCGTCGAAGGTCAGCACGTAGTTCAGCGAGCGGTTGAGGAAGTACTCGTGCTCCTCCAGGTACCGCTTCTCACCGGTCTTCTCGTGCAACGCCTTCGCCATCTGCGCGATGCCGTAGTCGTTGAGGTAGCCCTCGATCGCCCACGACCACGCCTCGTGCAGCTGGTCGTTGCCGGTCCAGCCGAGGAAGATCGACCGGTCCATGCCCTTGCGGCCGACCGCGCTGTTCGGCGGCACCACCGAGGCGTTCTTCACCGCGGCGTCGTAGGCGGCCTTGACGTCGAAGTTGTTCACGCCCTTGAGGTAGGAGTCCGCGAACGCCACGTCCGAGCTCGTGCCGGTCATCAGGTCCGCGTAGCCGGGGGAGGACCAGCGGGAGATCCAGCCGCCGTCCTTGTACTGCTGGACGAAGCCCTCGGCCATCTCACCCGCCTTGGCCGGGGTGAAGAAGCTGTAGGCGGGCCAGGTCGTGCGGTAGGTGTCCCAGAACCCGTTGTTGACGTAGATCTTGCCGTCGACGATCTTCGCGCCGGTCTGCGTCGGCGTGTTCTGGCCGGTCGCGGGCGACACGGGAGACGCGTACTGGAACTTGTCGCCGACCTTCTCGTAGCCGGAGTTCGGGTATAGGTAGAGCCGGTACATGTTGGAGTACAACGTGATCAGCTGGTCCTCGGACGCACCCTCGACGGAGAGGATGCCGAGCACCTTGTCCCAGGCGGCCTGCGCGCGGTCGCGCACCGACTCGAACGTGTCGGAGGCGTTGACCTCCTGCTCCAGGTTCGACCTCGCCTGGTCGACCGAGATCAGCGAGGTGGCGAGCCGCAGCTGGACGGTCTTGTCCGCGAACGAGAAGTAGCCGCCGACGTTGTCGCGCCCGGCGCCGGTGAGCTTGCCGCTCGCCGTCACGGGCTTGTCGACCTTGCCGTAGACGAACATGCGGGTCGTGCCGGCCGATCCGATCCTGATGTCGGAGAAGCCGGTGACGACACCGTTCGCCGCGTCCAGGGTGAGACCACCGGAGTTGTTCACGTTGTCGAAGACGACGTTCTTCTGCGCCTCGTCGTTGAACGTGAACCGGAACACCGCCGCGTGGTCGGTCGGCGCGATCTCGGTCTTCATGCCGTTCTCGAACGTCACACCGTAGTAGTGCGCCTTCGCGACCTCGTTGTCGTGCTTGAACGGCAGTGCCCGCAGCGCCCGGTCCTGGGTCGGGGCCTTGTCGGACGGCATGACCTGGAACGTCTGCCGGTCACCCATCCACGGGCTCGGCTCGTGCGAGGCCGTGAACGCCTGCAGCGTCGGCAGGTTCTGGTCGTTGTTGCGCTGCTGGTACTCGTAGAGCCAGCTGGTGGAGCCCGCGTTCGTCATCGGGGTCCAGAAGTTGAAGCCGTGCGGCACCGCGGTGGCCGGGAAGTTGTTGCCCCGCGAGAAGGAGCCGTTCGAGTTCGTGCCGCGCGTGGTCAGCACGTAGTCCGACGGCTTGGCGTACTGCTTGGTGACGACGTCGCCGATCCGCACGTCGTCGAGCCAGCCGCCGAACTCCGTCGGGCCCTTGGGACCGTCGTAGGCGACCAGGATCCGCTTGATCGTCTTGCCGGCCGCGACCGTGCCGATCGTGGCCGCCACCTTG from Lentzea guizhouensis harbors:
- a CDS encoding cation diffusion facilitator family transporter, whose product is MGYGHGHGSASASGQHAGKLWVAFGIGAVFMVVEFVVGFATSSLALISDAAHMLTDVLGVGMALAAILVARRAKAGKNRTFGFYRAEVLAALANAVLLFGVAGYVIYEAVGRFQEPPAVSGWPVLIAASLGLAANLVSFSVLKEGAKESINVRGAYLEVLADLIGSIGVLVSALVTITTGWKYADPIMGVLIGVWVLPRTYSLAKNALHILFQHAPERLDVTEVQEALAQLPGVTEAHDLHVWTLTSGMEVASAHLTTAPDADHESVLKAAQTLLRAEYHIEHATLQVEGGSSAQRCRELSW
- a CDS encoding GH92 family glycosyl hydrolase; protein product: MRQLGKRRTTALLSVAITATLVCGVTNGFAAAAPEEQGVGFSTSFEDGQPQPSWSNTVETDAAGNRKASGVVGSDGSGIPGNVSDKVLAVKANGENADSNEVKENLVDGTTTTKWLVFQNTGWASFQFGGEQLIKKYALTSANDAPERNPRDWTLQGSANGTDWTVVDTRTNESFTDEPFVTRVFDVANPAAFTYYKLDITRNNGSPNIIQLAEVQLSDGSDAPAPENMRSVVGNGPTGGYTAKARVGWTGVRAFRYQGRHTAEGRGYSYNKVFDVDVPVTRSTELSYMIFPNFVTDNLDYPSTYASVDLAFSDGTYLSDLKAVDQHGAVLSPQGQGAGKFLYANQWNKVAATIGTVAAGKTIKRILVAYDGPKGPTEFGGWLDDVRIGDVVTKQYAKPSDYVLTTRGTNSNGSFSRGNNFPATAVPHGFNFWTPMTNAGSTSWLYEYQQRNNDQNLPTLQAFTASHEPSPWMGDRQTFQVMPSDKAPTQDRALRALPFKHDNEVAKAHYYGVTFENGMKTEIAPTDHAAVFRFTFNDEAQKNVVFDNVNNSGGLTLDAANGVVTGFSDIRIGSAGTTRMFVYGKVDKPVTASGKLTGAGRDNVGGYFSFADKTVQLRLATSLISVDQARSNLEQEVNASDTFESVRDRAQAAWDKVLGILSVEGASEDQLITLYSNMYRLYLYPNSGYEKVGDKFQYASPVSPATGQNTPTQTGAKIVDGKIYVNNGFWDTYRTTWPAYSFFTPAKAGEMAEGFVQQYKDGGWISRWSSPGYADLMTGTSSDVAFADSYLKGVNNFDVKAAYDAAVKNASVVPPNSAVGRKGMDRSIFLGWTGNDQLHEAWSWAIEGYLNDYGIAQMAKALHEKTGEKRYLEEHEYFLNRSLNYVLTFDERIDFFQGRNVDGSWRVEDPAKYNPQEWRYDYTETNGWNMAFTVPHDGQGLANLYGGRDALAKKLDQFFTLPETAKFPGGYGGVIHEMIEARDVRMGQYGHSNQPSHHIAYMYNYAGQPARTAEKVREILSRLYVGSQEGQGYAGDEDNGEMSAWHLFSSLGFYPLQMGKPAYAIGSPLFTKATVKLENGKKLVVNAPKNSAKNIYVQGVKVNGKAWNKTSLPHDVLANGATIDFDMGPAPSKWGTGADDAPESITKGDEVPTPLRDTASGLSVAALTDNNSATSATVRTVDFKPADAKEKAEFYTLTNAKVGTSPTSWELKGSYDGKTWATVDKRSGESFQWQQYTRSFKIASPGRYSFYRLEFAGDVALSEFELLAKPLPAATKTVTGTVNGPLQVTGVTYVDGATISGPVTVARGATLYVFGGEIKGPLSAADAGSVVLVGTKVGGPVTVHGASSELAVENTAVSGPVSLTSNKTRSVVAFSTVGGPLSCTGNNPPPVNNGFANDVKGPKSGQCSGL